Proteins co-encoded in one Paracrocinitomix mangrovi genomic window:
- a CDS encoding YqcC family protein encodes MTSTILKIEEQLNLIESELKQIGFWNKKLKTLPDPHTFEHWLQFVFIPNAREAVKTRNFPKESNVGLAAMRQYDYHSFVPEAQNLLKLLYEFDKLINSLT; translated from the coding sequence ATGACTTCTACTATCCTAAAAATTGAAGAACAACTTAACTTAATTGAATCAGAATTGAAGCAAATAGGTTTTTGGAACAAAAAACTCAAAACCCTTCCCGATCCACACACTTTTGAACACTGGCTACAATTTGTATTCATTCCAAATGCTAGAGAGGCGGTCAAAACAAGAAACTTCCCAAAGGAATCCAATGTTGGATTAGCTGCAATGCGGCAATACGACTATCATTCATTTGTACCTGAAGCTCAAAATTTACTCAAACTGCTATATGAATTTGATAAACTGATAAACAGTTTAACTTAA
- a CDS encoding aminopeptidase → MIDLKGLEELVAVRSASGDEANIKNYILNYIKQNQANWKVQPQIIEGKGFQDAFILIFGKPTTAIFSHLDSIGFMVGYDNVLVPIGGPRLIDGTELVGEDSKGEIDTEMMVIEDEDGSKTVKLVSDRIVDRGTCLTFKPNYRESDTHIQSPYMDNRLGVWVALEVAKTLENGAIVFSTYEEHGGGSVGFLGRYLIEKHNVYQALISDITWVTEGILEGGGVAISMHDKGIPRRAFVNKIIEVARQSEITYQFEVESAGGSDGTMLQQTDLPFDWCFIGAPEQNVHTANELVNKFDIVQMVELYKLLMQKL, encoded by the coding sequence ATGATTGATCTAAAGGGATTAGAAGAACTAGTTGCAGTTCGAAGCGCTTCGGGAGATGAAGCCAATATCAAGAATTACATTTTAAATTATATCAAACAGAACCAAGCCAATTGGAAGGTTCAACCTCAAATTATTGAAGGCAAAGGATTTCAAGATGCCTTTATTCTGATTTTTGGCAAACCAACAACTGCAATTTTTTCTCATTTAGATTCAATTGGATTCATGGTTGGATATGACAATGTTTTAGTTCCAATAGGTGGCCCCAGACTGATTGATGGCACCGAATTAGTAGGAGAAGACAGTAAAGGAGAAATAGACACAGAAATGATGGTTATTGAAGATGAGGATGGATCAAAAACTGTGAAATTGGTATCGGATAGAATTGTAGACAGAGGAACCTGTTTGACATTTAAGCCAAATTACAGAGAAAGTGACACCCATATTCAGTCACCGTACATGGACAATAGATTAGGAGTTTGGGTTGCTCTGGAAGTTGCAAAGACCTTGGAAAATGGAGCAATTGTATTTTCTACCTATGAAGAGCATGGTGGAGGATCTGTTGGATTTTTAGGAAGATACTTGATTGAAAAGCACAATGTTTATCAGGCACTTATTTCGGATATCACATGGGTTACTGAAGGGATATTGGAAGGTGGAGGCGTTGCCATTTCAATGCATGACAAAGGAATTCCACGTAGAGCTTTTGTCAATAAAATAATTGAAGTTGCTCGTCAATCTGAAATCACCTACCAATTTGAGGTTGAAAGCGCAGGAGGATCTGACGGAACAATGCTTCAACAAACAGATTTGCCTTTTGATTGGTGTTTTATTGGTGCGCCGGAACAAAACGTGCATACAGCCAACGAATTGGTTAACAAATTTGATATAGTTCAAATGGTTGAATTGTATAAATTGTTGATGCAAAAACTGTAA
- a CDS encoding IMPACT family protein: protein MASYQSISKPSEGLYKEKGSKFLAFAYPITSENEAKDKIQELRELHPKAVHVCFAWRLGVSNYHDRYSDDGEPNNSAGKPIFGQILAAEITNVLVAVVRYYGGTKLGVGGLINAYKTATAEAIEKNTIIQKEEVIKAIIKFDPSNTGDLMSRLNKMRVEVKSHGFENALHLVKIDIVKSVSKEIIDTFEQLPHYQIELIE from the coding sequence ATAGCCTCTTACCAATCCATATCAAAACCATCAGAAGGACTTTACAAAGAAAAAGGCTCCAAATTTTTAGCATTTGCCTACCCTATCACTTCTGAAAATGAGGCTAAAGATAAAATTCAGGAATTAAGAGAGCTCCACCCAAAGGCGGTACATGTTTGTTTTGCTTGGCGATTAGGAGTGAGCAATTATCATGATAGATATTCAGATGACGGAGAACCCAATAATTCAGCAGGAAAACCAATTTTTGGACAAATCCTGGCTGCTGAAATTACCAATGTATTAGTGGCAGTTGTTAGATATTACGGAGGAACCAAATTAGGTGTTGGAGGACTTATCAACGCTTACAAAACGGCAACAGCAGAAGCTATTGAGAAAAATACAATTATCCAGAAAGAAGAAGTTATTAAGGCCATCATTAAATTTGACCCGTCAAACACTGGAGATCTTATGTCAAGACTTAACAAAATGAGGGTTGAAGTAAAAAGTCATGGATTTGAAAATGCTTTACATTTAGTGAAAATTGACATTGTTAAAAGCGTATCAAAAGAGATTATAGATACTTTTGAACAACTACCACATTATCAAATTGAATTAATTGAATGA
- a CDS encoding YARHG domain-containing protein, giving the protein MKKVFFAIAMVFTMAGYANDGVFYAKGNQLIPITESNIKIQKEILQISRAANNSLNISVYYEFFNPGDEKEVLVGFEAESPSGDVDASPKDGKHPYMRDFSVQLNDIVLPYSVSMVDEEVYYANGQFKKPRPESLVYDEHPNYVDFYYVYHFKAKFKKGLNTIKHNYNFDLSGSVMTAYEFSYVLTAANRWANNQIDDFTLIVSLGDFQEFCIDRSFFEAAKDWIITGKGRKLDLKGNGEFEIGPVTQFYLQNGNIIFQKKNFKPAGELNLVSWSGYPEKETFDIKSDFLPFDIKQQWKIQEPVDELSKKAIRNLPFARRGYVFKTKELQEFFERQPWYVADANYVSNMDDLTKEEKELVEKYSK; this is encoded by the coding sequence ATGAAAAAAGTATTTTTTGCAATAGCTATGGTATTTACCATGGCAGGATATGCTAATGACGGAGTTTTTTACGCTAAAGGAAATCAACTTATTCCCATTACTGAATCTAACATCAAAATTCAAAAAGAAATTCTTCAGATAAGCAGAGCAGCTAATAACAGCCTAAACATTTCGGTTTATTATGAATTTTTTAATCCGGGAGATGAAAAAGAAGTTTTAGTTGGATTTGAAGCAGAATCGCCAAGTGGAGATGTGGATGCCTCTCCTAAAGACGGTAAACATCCTTACATGAGAGATTTTAGCGTACAATTAAATGATATTGTTTTGCCTTATAGTGTGTCTATGGTTGACGAGGAAGTTTACTATGCTAACGGTCAATTCAAAAAACCCAGACCTGAGAGCTTAGTTTATGATGAGCACCCTAATTATGTAGATTTTTATTACGTATACCACTTCAAAGCAAAGTTTAAAAAGGGACTTAACACAATTAAACATAACTACAATTTTGATCTATCAGGATCTGTTATGACAGCTTATGAATTCAGCTATGTTCTTACAGCTGCAAATCGTTGGGCCAACAATCAAATAGATGATTTCACATTAATTGTCAGCTTAGGTGATTTTCAAGAATTTTGTATTGACAGATCTTTCTTTGAAGCAGCCAAAGATTGGATTATAACAGGGAAAGGCAGAAAATTAGATTTAAAAGGAAATGGTGAATTTGAAATAGGACCGGTAACCCAATTTTATTTGCAAAATGGCAACATCATCTTTCAAAAGAAAAATTTTAAACCGGCAGGCGAATTAAATCTGGTTAGTTGGTCGGGATATCCTGAAAAAGAAACTTTTGACATCAAATCTGATTTTTTACCATTTGACATTAAGCAGCAATGGAAAATTCAAGAACCTGTAGACGAACTATCTAAAAAAGCAATTAGAAACTTACCATTCGCAAGAAGAGGATATGTCTTTAAAACAAAGGAATTACAAGAATTTTTTGAACGTCAACCCTGGTATGTTGCGGATGCAAATTACGTTTCAAACATGGATGATCTTACAAAAGAAGAGAAAGAGCTAGTTGAAAAATATAGCAAATAA
- a CDS encoding 5-fold beta-flower protein: MKALLSIAVFFIAISVNAQKLQNGSYSTVGYINSDGKVQSSSYSTIGYIKDGKVQNGSYSTIGYIKNGKVQNGSYSTIGYVNSDGKIQNGSYSTIGYIKDGKVQNGSYSTIGYYDKSIPVEHVAAFFFFFFTDQL, translated from the coding sequence ATGAAAGCACTATTATCAATAGCAGTATTCTTTATCGCAATAAGCGTAAATGCTCAAAAATTACAAAACGGAAGCTATTCAACTGTTGGCTATATCAACAGTGATGGAAAAGTTCAAAGCAGTTCCTACTCTACCATTGGATACATCAAAGACGGAAAGGTTCAAAACGGATCATATTCCACAATTGGATACATCAAAAATGGAAAAGTGCAGAATGGCTCTTATTCTACAATTGGGTATGTAAATTCAGATGGTAAAATTCAGAATGGTTCATATTCAACTATTGGATACATTAAGGATGGGAAGGTTCAAAACGGATCATATTCAACAATAGGATATTACGACAAGTCTATACCTGTTGAACATGTTGCGGCTTTCTTTTTCTTCTTTTTCACAGATCAGCTTTAA
- the rocD gene encoding ornithine--oxo-acid transaminase has product METMEKLSSEQLMKMEDKYGAHNYHPLPVVLAKGEGVFVWDVEGNKYYDFLSAYSAVNQGHCHPKIVDAVVQQSKTLALTSRAFYNDCLGPYEKFASEFFGFDKLLPMNTGAEAVETAIKLCRKWAYEVKGVQENKAKIVVCEKNFHGRTTTIVSFSSDEDSRDNFGPFPGGFEVVAYNDLDALDKALNDPNIAGFMVEPIQGEAGVFVPDDGYLAKAYELCKKHNALFIADEVQTGIARTGKLLACDHENVKPDILILGKAMSGGAYPVSGVLANDEIMMVIKPGQHGSTFGGNPVAGKVAIAALEVVRDEKLAENAQELGELFRSEVQKLIKKYNILKLVRGKGLLNAIVVNDSPDSKTAWNICVKLKDNGMLAKPTHGNIIRFAPPLVMTREQLLDCVSIIDKTVAEFEK; this is encoded by the coding sequence ATGGAAACAATGGAAAAATTATCTTCAGAACAATTAATGAAAATGGAGGATAAGTATGGAGCGCACAATTATCATCCATTACCAGTTGTATTAGCTAAAGGAGAAGGAGTTTTTGTTTGGGATGTAGAAGGAAATAAATATTATGATTTTCTTTCGGCTTATTCAGCTGTAAATCAAGGTCATTGCCATCCTAAAATTGTTGATGCTGTTGTACAACAATCTAAAACCTTGGCTTTAACCTCAAGAGCTTTTTATAATGATTGTCTTGGACCTTATGAGAAATTCGCTTCAGAATTCTTTGGTTTTGACAAGCTATTACCAATGAATACTGGTGCAGAGGCTGTAGAAACTGCAATTAAATTGTGCAGAAAATGGGCTTATGAAGTAAAAGGTGTTCAGGAAAATAAAGCAAAAATCGTGGTTTGTGAAAAAAACTTCCACGGAAGAACTACTACCATAGTTTCTTTTTCTAGTGATGAAGACTCAAGAGATAACTTTGGTCCATTCCCCGGAGGATTTGAAGTAGTAGCTTACAATGATTTAGATGCTTTAGATAAAGCGTTGAATGATCCTAATATTGCTGGATTCATGGTAGAACCTATTCAAGGTGAAGCAGGTGTTTTTGTTCCGGATGATGGATATCTTGCAAAAGCTTACGAATTATGTAAAAAGCACAATGCCTTGTTTATTGCTGATGAAGTGCAAACAGGTATCGCAAGAACCGGTAAATTATTGGCTTGTGATCATGAAAATGTAAAACCGGATATCTTGATTCTAGGAAAAGCAATGTCTGGAGGAGCATATCCTGTATCTGGTGTGTTGGCAAATGATGAAATCATGATGGTTATAAAACCAGGACAACATGGTTCAACTTTTGGAGGGAACCCTGTAGCTGGAAAAGTGGCTATTGCGGCTTTAGAAGTTGTTAGAGATGAGAAGTTAGCTGAAAATGCTCAGGAATTAGGAGAGTTGTTTAGATCTGAAGTTCAAAAACTAATTAAAAAGTATAATATTTTAAAATTGGTGAGAGGTAAAGGATTGTTGAATGCAATTGTTGTAAATGATTCACCTGACAGCAAAACTGCCTGGAACATTTGTGTTAAACTGAAAGACAACGGTATGTTGGCTAAACCTACTCACGGGAATATTATCAGATTTGCACCACCATTGGTAATGACAAGAGAACAATTACTGGATTGTGTGTCTATTATAGACAAGACAGTTGCAGAATTTGAAAAATAA
- a CDS encoding toxin-antitoxin system YwqK family antitoxin, with protein sequence MKKLLFTILFLLTFKLSFTQAATRESDTLYLDQHWVVTQKDEATYYRKTKFRPDSLLEVKDYYVSTNNLQMLGYYKGKMNDANRMGKFLFYYEDGTLSASYDFQYGIAHGEIRKYYENGNLKSIQRYDLGAQIDTSWEYYSNGQIHTIQVENDEYLDKNPSDKYKKRRLIMAYSVDGGIQVKDGNGIKRDYFLSGKVKSVINFQNGFPHGKWVNYTGRKKKKQSILHFKDGRFIKGEIYRKGKNDIFSSLSRGAHYPSGFSDLKKYIKTTTGFCKEGFKNEVEVMIHVSASGEVSFEQIIAGNVSPCQLEEIQQMVKNMPAWTPAINEGEYVDGSETFIVRY encoded by the coding sequence TTGAAAAAACTACTATTTACCATATTATTCCTTTTGACATTTAAACTGTCCTTTACCCAGGCAGCTACAAGAGAATCTGACACCTTGTATCTAGATCAACATTGGGTAGTGACTCAAAAAGATGAAGCTACTTACTATAGAAAAACCAAATTCAGACCCGACTCTCTGTTGGAGGTAAAAGACTATTACGTTTCTACCAACAATCTTCAAATGTTGGGGTATTACAAAGGCAAAATGAATGATGCCAACAGAATGGGTAAATTCTTATTCTATTATGAAGATGGTACTTTGAGTGCTTCGTATGATTTTCAATATGGAATAGCTCATGGAGAGATTCGAAAGTACTATGAAAACGGAAATTTAAAATCTATTCAACGTTATGATTTAGGTGCTCAAATTGACACTAGTTGGGAATACTATTCAAACGGACAGATTCATACCATTCAGGTTGAAAATGATGAATATCTAGATAAAAACCCATCTGACAAATACAAGAAACGTAGATTAATTATGGCCTACAGTGTAGATGGAGGAATTCAGGTTAAAGATGGAAATGGAATTAAAAGAGATTACTTTTTATCTGGGAAGGTAAAAAGTGTAATTAATTTCCAAAATGGTTTTCCACACGGTAAATGGGTTAATTATACCGGAAGAAAAAAGAAAAAACAATCCATTTTACATTTCAAAGATGGTAGATTCATTAAAGGTGAAATTTACAGAAAGGGTAAAAATGACATCTTCTCTAGTTTAAGTAGAGGAGCCCACTACCCTAGCGGATTCAGTGATTTAAAGAAGTATATTAAAACAACTACCGGATTTTGTAAAGAAGGATTTAAAAACGAAGTTGAAGTGATGATCCATGTCTCAGCTTCAGGAGAAGTTTCATTTGAACAAATTATTGCCGGTAATGTTTCCCCTTGTCAATTAGAGGAAATTCAACAGATGGTTAAAAACATGCCTGCATGGACTCCTGCCATTAATGAAGGTGAATATGTAGATGGCAGTGAAACTTTTATTGTCAGGTATTAA
- the mtaB gene encoding tRNA (N(6)-L-threonylcarbamoyladenosine(37)-C(2))-methylthiotransferase MtaB, translating to MSQYKKVAFYTLGCKLNFSETSTIARNFEDQGFAKVDFNDRPDIFVINTCSVTENADKKCRNIVRRALKINPDAFITMIGCYAQLKPTEISEIPGVDLVLGANEKFNILEHIESLEKQEEATVLNNNIKETNTFVPSYSIGDRTRTFLKIQDGCDYFCSFCTIPLARGKSRNASIAETVEEAKAIAKTDVREVVLTGVNIGDFGQEGDENFYQLVQEFDKIEGIDRWRISSIEPNLLSNDIIHFVANSNNFVPHFHIPLQSGSDNLLKSMRRKYLTDLYTDRVATIKKLMPDCCIGVDVIVGYPGETDEEFNKTINFVKELDVSYLHVFTYSERANTTARKLGEVVPVNVRRERSKQLQILSEKKRRAFYESQIGKTFKVLFEADDNEGMINGFTENYVKVKTAFDPQLINQIVEVTLTEIDRDGTVKVKIHELAN from the coding sequence ATGAGTCAGTATAAAAAGGTGGCGTTTTACACATTGGGTTGCAAATTAAACTTCTCTGAAACTTCTACAATTGCTAGGAATTTCGAAGATCAAGGATTTGCAAAAGTCGATTTCAATGATCGACCTGACATTTTTGTGATAAACACCTGTTCAGTTACAGAAAATGCTGATAAAAAATGTAGAAACATTGTTAGAAGAGCATTAAAAATTAATCCTGATGCTTTTATAACTATGATTGGCTGCTATGCTCAACTAAAACCAACAGAAATTTCTGAAATTCCAGGTGTAGATTTAGTTTTAGGCGCCAATGAAAAATTCAATATTCTTGAGCATATTGAATCACTTGAAAAACAAGAAGAAGCTACAGTTTTAAATAATAACATTAAGGAAACTAACACTTTCGTTCCTTCATATTCAATTGGTGATCGCACCAGAACCTTTTTAAAAATTCAGGATGGCTGTGACTATTTCTGTTCATTTTGTACCATCCCTTTAGCAAGAGGTAAAAGTAGAAACGCAAGTATTGCAGAAACTGTTGAAGAAGCTAAGGCTATTGCAAAAACAGATGTTAGAGAAGTTGTTTTAACGGGCGTAAATATTGGCGATTTTGGACAGGAGGGTGATGAAAATTTTTACCAATTAGTTCAGGAGTTTGACAAAATTGAAGGGATAGATCGCTGGAGAATTTCATCCATTGAACCTAATTTGTTGTCGAATGACATTATCCATTTTGTAGCTAATTCAAATAATTTTGTTCCGCATTTTCACATCCCTCTGCAGTCTGGATCAGACAACTTATTGAAATCCATGAGAAGAAAATATCTCACTGATTTATATACTGATAGGGTTGCCACTATCAAAAAATTAATGCCTGATTGTTGTATTGGTGTAGATGTTATTGTAGGATATCCTGGCGAAACTGATGAAGAATTCAATAAAACTATTAATTTCGTTAAGGAATTGGATGTATCTTATTTACATGTATTTACGTATTCAGAAAGAGCAAACACTACTGCAAGAAAATTAGGAGAAGTTGTTCCGGTTAATGTTAGAAGAGAGAGAAGCAAACAACTTCAAATACTTTCTGAAAAGAAAAGAAGAGCTTTTTATGAAAGCCAAATAGGAAAGACATTCAAAGTATTGTTTGAGGCTGACGACAACGAAGGCATGATTAATGGATTTACTGAAAATTACGTGAAAGTAAAAACAGCATTTGATCCACAATTAATCAACCAAATAGTTGAAGTTACATTGACAGAAATTGACAGAGATGGTACTGTCAAAGTTAAAATACACGAACTGGCAAATTGA
- a CDS encoding DUF3276 family protein translates to MNERNDEVFSKRVKAGKRTYFFDVKTTRGKDLYLTITESKRTGEYDGRPEYEKHKIFLYKEDFEKFNEGMTEALGKIKELWDTGEYKKPEERTETEEEEVTFEEL, encoded by the coding sequence ATGAACGAGAGAAACGACGAAGTTTTTTCGAAGCGAGTTAAGGCAGGGAAAAGAACTTATTTTTTTGACGTTAAAACTACCAGAGGAAAAGATCTTTACTTGACAATTACGGAGAGCAAGAGAACAGGAGAATATGATGGTAGACCGGAGTATGAGAAACACAAAATTTTCCTTTACAAAGAAGACTTCGAAAAATTCAATGAAGGAATGACCGAGGCGCTGGGTAAAATAAAAGAGTTGTGGGACACTGGAGAGTACAAAAAACCAGAAGAGAGAACAGAAACCGAAGAAGAAGAAGTTACTTTCGAGGAACTTTAA
- the miaA gene encoding tRNA (adenosine(37)-N6)-dimethylallyltransferase MiaA, with amino-acid sequence MAELNQQKSKTLIVIVGPTAVGKTAMSIKIAQHLNCPIISTDSRQFYKEMEIGTAKPDKSELEAVKHYFINSRSIKDYYTAGMYEADAIQTLDEIFKENDYCVAVGGSGLYINGLCYGIDDIPSDQQIRKELFDRWQKEGLEVLSQEVKQIDPEFYNESDMKNPRRVMRALEVYQITGEKYSNLRQQKPKERGFETIWIGLEMDLERLYERINQRVDQMIESGLENEVRELLPYSTCKAFKTVGYQEFEPYFEGEYDLEKTIELVKRNSRRFAKKQYTWFRKNEDVNWFNHDDTSSIIDFIDLNKSK; translated from the coding sequence ATGGCTGAGCTAAATCAACAGAAATCTAAAACTTTAATTGTAATCGTTGGACCTACAGCAGTAGGTAAAACTGCAATGAGTATTAAAATTGCTCAGCATCTTAATTGTCCCATTATTTCAACAGATTCAAGGCAGTTTTATAAAGAAATGGAAATTGGCACTGCCAAACCCGATAAATCTGAACTTGAAGCCGTTAAACACTATTTCATCAACTCTAGATCTATTAAAGATTATTACACTGCCGGCATGTATGAGGCAGATGCAATTCAAACTTTGGATGAAATATTCAAAGAAAATGATTATTGTGTAGCCGTTGGTGGCAGTGGTTTGTATATTAACGGATTGTGTTACGGAATTGACGATATTCCATCAGACCAGCAAATTAGAAAAGAACTTTTTGACCGCTGGCAAAAGGAAGGTTTAGAAGTCTTATCTCAAGAAGTTAAACAAATTGATCCTGAATTTTATAATGAAAGTGATATGAAAAACCCCAGAAGGGTAATGAGAGCGCTTGAAGTTTATCAAATTACTGGTGAAAAATATTCCAATCTACGTCAACAAAAGCCAAAAGAAAGAGGTTTTGAAACCATTTGGATAGGACTTGAAATGGATTTGGAAAGATTATATGAACGGATTAATCAAAGAGTTGATCAAATGATTGAATCCGGATTGGAAAATGAGGTTCGAGAACTTTTACCTTACAGTACTTGCAAAGCATTTAAAACAGTGGGATATCAAGAATTTGAACCTTATTTTGAAGGAGAATATGATCTGGAAAAAACAATTGAATTAGTTAAACGAAACAGCAGGAGATTTGCTAAGAAGCAATACACCTGGTTCAGGAAAAATGAGGATGTAAATTGGTTTAATCATGATGACACTTCAAGCATCATTGACTTTATCGATTTAAATAAATCCAAATAA
- a CDS encoding KdsC family phosphatase, whose protein sequence is MSITEFEKSIRIPKVRIIEPTPDELIDIAAYFNMPIDVLVLKDLKKLHQFDDHNIKMLILDVDGTMTDGGMYFTENGDQIKRYNAKDGIAIKALVKKGTKVGIISHGKKFQVIKDRADLLGIEHVYVGSESKLEILNGWLKNLDIKLEEVAYVGDDINDMDIIEAVGLTACPADAVSEVKRKVDIILQKNGGHGCIRELYDEWLS, encoded by the coding sequence ATGAGCATAACCGAATTTGAAAAAAGTATTCGCATACCTAAGGTTCGAATAATTGAACCTACTCCGGATGAATTAATTGATATTGCTGCTTATTTTAATATGCCAATTGATGTACTAGTGCTAAAGGATCTTAAAAAACTTCATCAGTTTGATGATCATAATATTAAGATGTTGATTCTTGACGTTGATGGCACTATGACTGATGGGGGAATGTATTTTACTGAGAATGGTGATCAAATAAAAAGATACAACGCCAAGGATGGTATTGCCATAAAAGCATTGGTAAAAAAAGGAACCAAAGTTGGTATTATCTCACACGGTAAAAAATTTCAAGTCATTAAGGATAGAGCAGATTTACTTGGGATTGAGCATGTGTATGTAGGTTCAGAAAGCAAGCTTGAAATATTAAATGGCTGGTTAAAAAACTTAGATATTAAGCTAGAAGAAGTGGCTTATGTGGGTGATGACATCAATGACATGGATATTATAGAAGCAGTTGGATTAACAGCCTGTCCGGCAGATGCAGTAAGTGAAGTAAAACGCAAAGTTGATATCATTTTACAGAAAAATGGAGGTCATGGTTGTATCAGAGAGCTGTATGACGAATGGCTGAGCTAA
- the aroF gene encoding 3-deoxy-7-phosphoheptulonate synthase: MIAHFSENIGNEKALAIAEDLKAFMFKEGDKYVVITSSSMKELPQEYKSLATETFVFDTDMQLSARSYLNRTRTVKIGDVEIGGNSNNTIVIAGPCSVESEPQIQQSSALLKSLNLTTLRGGCYKPRTSPYSFQGLGLEGLKLLKKMKEEHGLTIITEVRDATHVDEVIEYSDVIQIGAKSMYDHGILKACAKTTKPVLIKRGFGTTLQEFVQCAEFILSGGNPNVILCERGIRTFETKTRFTLDLCGVSYLKEYTNLPVVLDPSHAMGHAYGVPDLTRACVAMGVDGLLIEVHPDPSVAKSDASQQLDHPSFEKLLDSLQPIAAAVGRKIV, encoded by the coding sequence ATGATCGCACATTTTAGCGAAAACATTGGAAATGAAAAAGCATTAGCCATTGCAGAGGATTTAAAAGCTTTTATGTTTAAAGAAGGGGACAAATATGTTGTGATCACTTCTTCAAGCATGAAAGAATTGCCTCAAGAATATAAATCATTAGCCACTGAAACGTTTGTATTTGATACGGATATGCAGTTATCTGCCAGATCTTATTTGAACAGAACAAGAACGGTTAAAATTGGTGATGTTGAGATTGGAGGAAATTCTAACAATACAATTGTAATTGCAGGTCCATGTTCAGTTGAAAGCGAACCACAAATTCAGCAATCATCTGCTTTATTGAAAAGTTTAAATCTAACAACTCTTAGAGGAGGTTGTTACAAACCTAGAACCTCTCCTTATAGTTTTCAAGGATTAGGATTAGAAGGCTTGAAGTTACTTAAGAAAATGAAGGAAGAGCATGGTTTGACTATCATTACAGAAGTTAGAGATGCCACGCATGTTGATGAAGTAATAGAATATTCTGACGTGATTCAAATTGGTGCAAAATCAATGTATGACCATGGGATTCTTAAAGCTTGCGCAAAAACCACAAAACCAGTTCTAATTAAAAGAGGGTTTGGAACAACATTGCAGGAGTTTGTTCAATGTGCTGAATTTATTCTTTCAGGTGGAAATCCAAATGTAATTTTGTGCGAAAGGGGTATCAGAACATTTGAAACTAAAACAAGATTCACGCTGGATTTATGTGGTGTAAGCTATTTAAAAGAGTATACAAATCTACCGGTTGTTTTAGATCCATCACACGCTATGGGACATGCATATGGAGTTCCAGACTTAACCAGAGCTTGCGTTGCTATGGGAGTTGATGGATTATTAATTGAAGTTCACCCTGACCCATCTGTAGCTAAATCAGATGCTTCACAACAATTAGATCACCCGTCATTTGAAAAATTATTGGATTCTTTACAACCAATTGCTGCAGCTGTTGGTCGTAAAATTGTCTAG